In the Pseudanabaena sp. PCC 7367 genome, one interval contains:
- a CDS encoding tetratricopeptide repeat protein: MNTKINAVALGILLYSAHAVIPPAHSQSSLPNSRAIAAICDIGTWPADHPGSYIFWGAAYIDAARYDEALACFNIATQDPDGAQDPEAWNGKGVALSGLGEYEQAIQAYDRAIRIQPGGIYQNSTKRRIQPQDYYLWWFNRGTALVDLERYDQALVSLDRSLKIRPDYGYAWLYRGLVLYNLGRYDESRVSYTKAITLIPNYGYATFIRNSVSEDDYLFWESRAIAMARLKRYKNADFSYQQYVRIRNNNADLEPNRAAIADEPITLYMQGIRLARAGNNQAALVILDRAVEKYPQYADGWHFRGNVLADLGQNNAAITSYDRALAIEPSHFTAWYQRGNVFLDAGEYREAVKSYDEAINYATDFAEAWHNRGIAMYELGEYEIALQAYNKAIEVPRLWGGISTADSLYGKATALYRLRRYQESLIALDEALEINPEFPAAIALRNEVRDLLGIASN, encoded by the coding sequence ATGAACACCAAAATTAATGCTGTAGCTCTGGGCATTTTGCTCTATAGCGCTCATGCTGTGATTCCTCCTGCCCATAGTCAATCTTCCTTGCCGAATTCCAGGGCGATCGCCGCCATCTGTGATATTGGTACCTGGCCTGCCGATCATCCTGGTAGTTACATCTTCTGGGGCGCAGCCTATATCGACGCAGCCAGATATGACGAAGCATTGGCCTGTTTTAACATCGCCACCCAAGATCCAGATGGAGCCCAAGATCCCGAAGCCTGGAATGGTAAAGGGGTTGCCCTATCGGGGTTAGGAGAATACGAGCAGGCGATCCAGGCCTACGATCGCGCAATTCGGATTCAACCTGGTGGCATCTATCAAAACAGCACCAAACGCCGCATTCAGCCCCAGGACTATTATCTATGGTGGTTTAATCGTGGTACTGCGCTGGTGGATCTCGAACGCTATGACCAAGCCCTGGTGTCATTAGATCGATCCCTGAAAATTCGCCCCGACTATGGCTATGCCTGGCTCTATCGGGGATTGGTGCTCTATAATCTGGGGCGCTACGATGAGTCCAGGGTTTCCTATACCAAAGCGATCACCTTAATCCCCAACTATGGCTATGCCACTTTTATTCGCAACTCAGTCAGCGAGGATGACTATTTGTTCTGGGAAAGTCGGGCGATCGCCATGGCCAGGTTAAAGCGCTATAAAAATGCCGATTTTTCCTATCAGCAATATGTGCGGATTCGCAATAACAATGCTGACCTGGAACCCAATCGAGCGGCGATCGCCGATGAGCCAATTACCCTATATATGCAGGGGATTCGGCTCGCGCGCGCAGGCAATAACCAAGCAGCCCTGGTAATTTTAGATCGGGCGGTGGAAAAATACCCCCAATATGCCGATGGCTGGCACTTTCGCGGTAATGTATTGGCGGATCTGGGGCAAAACAACGCCGCGATTACCTCCTATGATCGGGCATTGGCGATCGAACCGAGCCATTTTACGGCCTGGTATCAGCGCGGCAATGTATTTTTGGATGCGGGGGAATATCGAGAAGCGGTCAAGTCCTATGATGAAGCGATTAACTATGCCACTGACTTCGCCGAAGCCTGGCACAATCGCGGCATTGCCATGTATGAGCTGGGTGAATATGAGATCGCCCTCCAAGCCTACAATAAGGCGATCGAAGTGCCTCGCCTTTGGGGTGGCATCTCCACTGCTGATAGCCTCTATGGTAAAGCAACTGCCCTCTATCGACTGCGGCGCTATCAGGAATCATTGATCGCCCTGGATGAGGCATTAGAAATTAATCCCGAATTCCCAGCCGCGATCGCCCTGCGCAATGAGGTACGCGATTTATTGGGGATCGCCAGTAATTAA
- the ndk gene encoding nucleoside-diphosphate kinase: MERTFLAIKPDGVQRGLVGNIISRLEAKGFQLVGLKMLQVSRELAEQHYAEHKEKPFFGGLVDFITSSPVVAMVWEGKEVISTARKMIGSTNPLSADNGTIRGDFGIEIGRNIIHGSDAPDTATREIALWFSDAELASWKSTTAGWIYE; the protein is encoded by the coding sequence ATGGAACGTACTTTTCTTGCAATCAAGCCCGATGGTGTACAGCGTGGACTGGTCGGCAATATTATCTCTCGCCTTGAAGCCAAAGGGTTTCAATTGGTGGGTCTAAAAATGCTACAAGTCAGTCGTGAATTGGCTGAGCAGCATTATGCTGAACACAAAGAAAAGCCTTTTTTTGGGGGGTTAGTTGACTTCATCACCTCCAGTCCCGTGGTGGCGATGGTGTGGGAAGGCAAGGAAGTAATTTCCACCGCTCGCAAAATGATCGGTAGCACCAATCCGCTCAGCGCAGACAACGGCACAATCCGGGGTGATTTTGGGATCGAAATTGGCCGCAATATCATTCATGGCTCTGACGCGCCAGACACTGCCACCCGTGAGATCGCGCTTTGGTTTAGTGATGCCGAGCTAGCAAGCTGGAAGTCAACTACCGCTGGATGGATTTATGAATAG
- the psbA gene encoding photosystem II q(b) protein, producing MTTAVQSRESASLWDQFCNWVTSTNNRLYIGWFGVLMIPCLLTATICFVIAFIAAPPVDIDGIREPVSGSLLYGNNMISAAVVPSSNAIGLHFYPIWEATSLDEWLYNGGPYQLVAFHFLIGIFCYMGREWELSYRLGMRPWIAVAYSAPVAAATAVFLIYPLGQGSFSDGMPLGISGTFNFMIVFQAEHNILMHPFHMLGVAGVFGGALFSAMHGSLVTSSLIRETTENESANYGYKFGQEEETYNIVAAHGYFGRLIFQYASFNNSRSLHFFLALWPVAGIWFTALGVSTMAFNLNGFNFNQSIVDSEGRVVPSWADVINRANLGMEVMHERNAHNFPLDLASADVQPVALTAPAING from the coding sequence ATGACAACCGCAGTACAAAGCCGCGAGAGCGCTAGCCTGTGGGATCAGTTTTGCAACTGGGTAACCAGCACCAACAACCGCCTATATATTGGTTGGTTTGGCGTACTGATGATTCCTTGTTTGCTAACTGCAACCATCTGCTTCGTAATCGCCTTCATCGCCGCTCCCCCCGTGGACATTGACGGCATCCGTGAGCCAGTATCCGGTTCACTTCTGTATGGCAACAACATGATTTCCGCGGCAGTTGTGCCAAGTTCGAACGCCATTGGCCTGCACTTTTACCCCATTTGGGAAGCAACCAGCCTAGACGAGTGGCTCTACAACGGTGGTCCATACCAGCTAGTAGCCTTCCACTTTTTGATTGGTATTTTCTGCTACATGGGTCGTGAGTGGGAATTGAGCTACCGCTTGGGTATGCGTCCATGGATTGCTGTAGCCTACAGTGCTCCAGTCGCCGCCGCCACCGCCGTATTCTTGATTTACCCGTTGGGTCAAGGTAGTTTCTCCGATGGTATGCCATTGGGAATCAGTGGTACGTTCAACTTCATGATCGTATTCCAAGCAGAGCACAACATTTTGATGCATCCTTTCCACATGTTGGGTGTAGCCGGTGTGTTCGGTGGTGCCTTGTTCAGTGCAATGCACGGTAGCTTGGTGACCAGCAGCTTGATTCGTGAGACGACCGAGAACGAGTCTGCCAACTATGGTTACAAGTTTGGTCAGGAAGAAGAGACCTATAACATTGTGGCCGCCCATGGTTACTTTGGTCGCTTGATCTTCCAATATGCCAGCTTCAACAACAGCCGTAGCTTGCACTTCTTCTTGGCACTGTGGCCAGTGGCCGGTATTTGGTTCACTGCTCTGGGCGTAAGCACGATGGCATTCAACTTGAATGGCTTCAACTTCAACCAGTCGATCGTGGACAGTGAAGGACGTGTGGTTCCATCTTGGGCAGACGTGATCAACCGCGCTAACTTGGGTATGGAAGTAATGCACGAGCGCAATGCTCACAACTTCCCGCTTGATTTGGCTTCTGCTGATGTGCAGCCTGTTGCTCTTACTGCTCCTGCCATCAATGGTTAG
- a CDS encoding low molecular weight protein-tyrosine-phosphatase, which yields MPQKLLFVCLGNICRSPSAENIMNELVAQAGLEKQIICDSAGTGAYHVGEPPDRRMSYAASQRGLQLKGRARQFVVDDFESFDRIFAMDRSNYQNILRLDPQGKYKDKVELICSYCSEHNDSEVPDPYYGGDAGFDYVLDLLYDACGNLLSELEEQV from the coding sequence ATGCCGCAAAAGCTACTGTTTGTCTGCCTGGGGAATATTTGCCGATCGCCGTCGGCTGAGAATATTATGAATGAGCTGGTGGCACAGGCTGGCCTAGAGAAACAAATTATTTGTGATTCGGCTGGCACTGGTGCTTATCATGTGGGCGAACCACCCGATCGACGTATGTCCTATGCTGCTTCACAACGGGGCTTGCAATTAAAAGGTCGGGCGCGGCAATTTGTTGTGGATGATTTTGAATCGTTCGATCGCATCTTTGCGATGGATCGCTCTAACTATCAAAATATTTTACGCCTTGATCCCCAGGGTAAATATAAAGACAAGGTGGAGCTAATTTGTAGCTATTGCAGTGAGCACAACGACAGCGAAGTGCCTGACCCCTACTATGGCGGTGATGCCGGGTTCGATTATGTGTTGGATTTGCTCTATGATGCCTGCGGTAATTTGCTCAGTGAACTAGAGGAGCAAGTATGA
- the pyk gene encoding pyruvate kinase — MIFKAEFRRTKIVATIGPATNSPEAIRQLIEAGVSTFRLNFSHGTHADHHRNICSIRQISSELNQPVGILQDLQGPKIRLGKFDCGSIFLENGDKFILTSRRVECTHEISSVTYEGLAEEVPLGATIMLDDGKVELRVEQIDRENQDLHCVTVIGGVLSDSKGVNFPNVHLSVSALTDKDREDLRFGLSEGVDWVALSFVCSPEDVLELKELIAKWGRKSVSVIAKIEKHEAIAQMQEILAVCDGVMVARGDLGVEIPAEDVPLVQKKLISNANQLGIPVITATQMLDSMVSSPRPTRAEISDVANAILDGTDAVMLSNETAVGKYPIKAVQTMARIAMRIEKEHRLEPTDNIGCSVPSAISQAVSKIANQLHASAILTLTRTGATARNVSKYRPPVPIIAVTSHVDIARQLQLVWGVRPLMVLSLPSARQNFTAALNVAQEKKLLAAGDLVVMTAGTLQGVAGSTDLIKVEIVSAIVGTGLSIGYGMVSGRARVAHHYLDVQDFHPGEILVVNRTDADFIGIIRKAAAIITEEPSLDSHAVVIGRRLGIPVLAGVSDATIKVRDGETLTVDFPRGIVRSGSPVESQTKQYH; from the coding sequence ATGATATTCAAAGCAGAATTTCGCCGCACTAAAATAGTTGCCACGATCGGGCCCGCCACCAATAGCCCAGAGGCGATCCGACAATTAATTGAAGCGGGTGTTTCTACTTTTCGGCTGAATTTTTCCCACGGCACCCATGCCGATCACCATCGCAACATTTGTAGTATTCGCCAGATTTCTTCGGAGTTAAATCAGCCCGTTGGCATCTTGCAGGATTTGCAAGGCCCCAAAATCAGATTGGGGAAATTTGATTGCGGTTCTATCTTCCTAGAAAATGGGGATAAGTTCATTCTCACCAGTCGGCGCGTGGAATGTACCCATGAGATTAGCTCGGTCACCTATGAAGGGCTGGCAGAGGAAGTCCCCTTGGGGGCAACGATCATGCTGGATGATGGCAAGGTGGAGCTGCGGGTTGAGCAAATCGATCGAGAAAATCAAGATTTACATTGCGTGACTGTGATTGGGGGCGTGCTCTCTGACAGTAAGGGTGTAAATTTTCCCAATGTACATCTTTCGGTTAGTGCCTTAACCGATAAGGATCGTGAGGATTTGCGGTTTGGCCTCTCCGAAGGGGTTGATTGGGTTGCCCTTAGTTTTGTGTGTAGCCCTGAAGATGTCCTAGAACTCAAAGAATTAATTGCTAAATGGGGACGTAAGAGCGTTTCTGTGATCGCCAAGATTGAAAAGCATGAGGCGATCGCCCAGATGCAAGAGATCCTGGCGGTTTGCGATGGTGTGATGGTGGCCAGGGGCGATCTAGGCGTAGAAATCCCCGCCGAAGATGTGCCACTGGTGCAAAAGAAATTAATCAGCAATGCTAACCAATTGGGGATTCCGGTAATTACGGCCACCCAAATGCTCGACAGCATGGTCAGTAGCCCGCGACCTACCCGCGCTGAGATCTCGGATGTGGCTAATGCGATTCTGGATGGCACCGATGCGGTGATGCTTTCCAATGAAACTGCGGTTGGAAAATATCCAATCAAGGCAGTGCAGACAATGGCGCGGATTGCGATGCGGATCGAAAAGGAACATCGCCTCGAACCCACCGATAATATTGGCTGTTCGGTGCCCAGCGCGATCAGTCAAGCCGTTAGTAAGATCGCCAATCAACTCCATGCCTCGGCCATTTTGACCCTAACCCGTACTGGGGCAACTGCCCGCAATGTGAGTAAATATCGTCCGCCGGTGCCGATCATTGCCGTTACCTCCCATGTGGATATTGCCAGACAACTGCAATTGGTGTGGGGGGTTAGACCCTTGATGGTGTTATCTTTGCCCTCGGCCAGGCAAAACTTCACTGCGGCGCTGAATGTAGCCCAGGAGAAAAAGCTTTTGGCGGCAGGCGATCTAGTGGTGATGACTGCTGGCACGTTGCAAGGGGTTGCTGGCTCCACCGATCTGATCAAAGTTGAGATTGTCTCCGCGATCGTTGGTACTGGACTCAGTATTGGCTATGGCATGGTCAGTGGTCGCGCCAGAGTCGCCCATCACTATTTGGATGTGCAGGATTTCCACCCCGGTGAAATTTTGGTAGTGAATCGCACTGATGCTGACTTTATCGGGATCATTCGCAAGGCAGCGGCGATCATCACCGAAGAACCAAGCCTGGACTCCCACGCTGTGGTGATTGGTAGGCGATTGGGGATTCCAGTATTAGCTGGTGTGAGTGATGCCACGATCAAGGTGCGGGATGGCGAAACCCTGACAGTTGATTTTCCCCGTGGGATCGTGCGATCGGGTTCCCCGGTTGAATCACAAACTAAGCAATATCACTAG
- a CDS encoding adenylate/guanylate cyclase domain-containing protein codes for MPNIYYLPDELTIDADARDTILQTSLYADIPHMHVCGGFARCSTCRVLIADGVEACSPPTVHEQILAKKLDLPDHIRLACQTRINGDIRLRRLVLDSEDAELAEQQISYGAIGQEKPVAIMFADIRGFTKASEAMLPYDVIYLLNRYFQRMNKVIISHGGVINNYMGDGFMALFGLEDIANPVELSVRAGLAMLEQMEALNHGLTVLSNHPLKIGIGIHYGWVVLGNIGNADASSSCMTAIGDAVNFASRIESTTKRVGASLLVSEEVYENIKSKAIAKPHNNIELAGKTGAYCLYEITEMRGNLNLPQTAATQLAAKRKLNAQRAQMGIFESIFSIVMQAIEKLFNAIARLFRRHPSDS; via the coding sequence ATGCCGAATATTTACTATCTACCAGATGAATTGACGATCGATGCCGATGCTAGGGATACAATCCTGCAAACATCCCTCTATGCCGATATCCCCCATATGCATGTGTGTGGAGGCTTTGCCCGCTGTTCTACCTGCCGAGTGCTCATTGCTGATGGGGTTGAAGCATGCAGTCCTCCCACTGTCCATGAGCAAATCTTAGCCAAAAAATTGGACTTGCCCGATCATATTCGCTTGGCCTGTCAAACTAGAATCAATGGTGATATACGTCTGCGTCGGCTGGTACTTGATTCCGAAGATGCTGAGCTAGCCGAGCAGCAAATTTCCTATGGCGCGATCGGTCAAGAAAAACCCGTTGCGATCATGTTTGCTGACATTCGCGGTTTTACCAAGGCTTCAGAGGCAATGCTGCCCTACGACGTGATCTATCTGCTCAATCGTTATTTCCAACGGATGAATAAGGTCATAATCAGCCATGGTGGTGTGATCAATAACTATATGGGTGATGGCTTTATGGCTTTGTTTGGCCTTGAGGACATCGCTAATCCGGTTGAACTATCGGTTAGGGCTGGTCTGGCAATGCTAGAGCAGATGGAAGCGCTTAACCATGGTCTGACGGTTTTGTCGAATCATCCCCTCAAAATTGGGATTGGGATTCACTATGGTTGGGTGGTACTGGGTAATATTGGCAACGCTGATGCATCATCATCTTGTATGACTGCGATCGGTGATGCGGTTAATTTTGCCAGCCGGATCGAAAGTACGACTAAGCGAGTGGGAGCCAGCTTGCTGGTGTCGGAGGAGGTGTATGAGAATATCAAAAGTAAGGCGATCGCTAAACCCCACAACAACATTGAGCTAGCCGGCAAAACAGGTGCTTATTGCCTCTATGAAATAACCGAAATGCGGGGCAATTTGAATTTACCGCAGACTGCTGCTACCCAATTAGCAGCGAAGCGCAAACTCAACGCGCAAAGGGCACAAATGGGTATATTTGAGAGTATTTTCTCGATCGTAATGCAAGCAATCGAAAAGTTATTTAATGCGATCGCTCGTCTATTTAGGAGACACCCGAGTGATTCCTAA
- a CDS encoding DUF4214 domain-containing protein gives MKLGALVAGALIIASAIPLPAMAQRITCYRRGNFIECPGYGEFDYTRNNNSNNNSSRDRYAVEQEISQIYRDILGRNPDNNGLRTYTRNVQNGDWSYEQVRRDLAFSSEAANAINNIYRQVLGRNADSGGMETYKEYLAKGNSLNDIRRELANSPEASSRRR, from the coding sequence ATGAAACTTGGCGCTTTAGTCGCTGGCGCTCTAATTATAGCCAGTGCAATCCCCCTACCAGCAATGGCTCAACGCATTACCTGCTACCGCCGTGGCAACTTCATCGAATGTCCTGGTTATGGGGAATTTGACTATACCCGCAATAATAATTCCAACAACAATTCAAGCCGCGATCGCTACGCTGTTGAGCAGGAAATTTCGCAGATCTATCGGGATATATTGGGGCGCAACCCAGACAATAATGGCCTGAGAACCTACACCAGGAATGTGCAAAACGGGGACTGGTCATACGAGCAAGTACGCCGTGACCTGGCCTTTAGCTCTGAAGCTGCCAATGCGATCAATAATATTTATCGCCAGGTGCTTGGCCGTAACGCTGATTCTGGCGGCATGGAAACCTATAAGGAATATTTGGCTAAGGGCAACTCGCTCAATGATATTCGGCGTGAATTGGCTAACAGCCCAGAAGCTTCCTCTCGTCGTAGGTAG
- a CDS encoding NAD(P)H-binding protein, with product MSLLIVGATGTLGRQIARCALDRGLKVKCFVRNPQKAAFLKEWGAELVVGNLMKPQTIDAALEDVDAVIDAATARANDSLRIRDVDWDGKVALIKAIEKAGIKRFIFFSIMHADRYPHVPLMDIKYCTEKLIQATDLDYTILRPCGFLQGLIGQYAIPILEKQTIWITGEASPIAYLDTQDIAKFAINALDNERTYRNTFAIAGPRAWTPSEILRQCERFSGNTARTANMPIGLLRFVRKLTQTFEWGWNIADRLAFTEVLASGVPLTAEMDETCEIFGIPQDQLTSLESYLQEYFSRILRKLKELDYKEPKVKTPF from the coding sequence ATGAGCTTACTGATCGTTGGTGCGACTGGTACACTCGGTCGTCAAATCGCCCGCTGTGCATTAGATCGGGGGCTGAAGGTTAAATGCTTCGTCCGGAATCCGCAAAAGGCCGCCTTTCTTAAGGAATGGGGCGCAGAATTGGTGGTGGGTAATTTAATGAAACCACAGACGATCGATGCTGCCCTTGAAGATGTTGATGCGGTGATCGATGCTGCCACAGCCAGGGCTAACGACAGTCTCAGAATCAGGGATGTGGATTGGGACGGCAAAGTAGCTTTGATCAAGGCGATCGAAAAAGCTGGGATCAAGCGCTTTATCTTTTTCTCAATCATGCATGCCGATCGTTATCCCCATGTCCCCTTGATGGACATTAAATATTGCACTGAAAAATTAATTCAAGCCACAGACCTGGACTATACAATCCTGCGACCCTGTGGCTTTTTGCAAGGTTTAATTGGCCAATATGCAATCCCAATTCTGGAAAAACAAACCATCTGGATTACCGGCGAAGCCTCACCGATCGCCTATCTAGATACCCAGGACATCGCCAAATTTGCGATCAATGCCCTGGATAATGAGCGTACCTATCGCAATACCTTTGCGATCGCTGGCCCTAGAGCCTGGACTCCCAGCGAGATCCTGCGCCAATGTGAGCGTTTTTCTGGCAATACCGCACGAACTGCCAACATGCCGATCGGCTTACTTAGGTTTGTGCGCAAGCTAACCCAAACCTTTGAATGGGGCTGGAATATTGCCGATCGATTGGCTTTTACGGAAGTTTTGGCCAGTGGTGTGCCGCTTACAGCGGAGATGGATGAAACCTGCGAAATCTTTGGCATTCCCCAGGATCAATTAACCAGCCTGGAAAGCTATCTACAAGAGTATTTCTCGCGGATTCTACGCAAGCTCAAAGAGTTGGATTATAAGGAACCGAAGGTTAAAACTCCCTTTTAA
- a CDS encoding ABC transporter permease, translating into MRVGVIITIVFALMALLAPLLQAWGLIQDPTEFLDNPIHQPPSWQHWFGTDRQGHDVFARTISGAGIAWQIVLASTSISLLIGVPLGMISGYRGGWLDRLLVFCTDTIYTLPGLLLSIVVAFVVGTGVWNAAIALSIAYIPQYFRIIRNQTVSVKTELYIEAAQALGADSQTVITRYLWQNVVQSIPVLFTLNAADAILTLAGLGFLGLGVPESVSEWGHDLKQALDALSTGENIWWTTLFPGLAIALMVVGLSLLGEGLTDQSNPDKSKIN; encoded by the coding sequence ATGCGGGTAGGAGTTATAATCACGATCGTATTTGCGCTGATGGCCTTGCTAGCGCCATTGCTCCAAGCCTGGGGCTTAATCCAAGACCCAACTGAATTTTTGGATAATCCCATCCACCAACCACCGTCCTGGCAACATTGGTTTGGCACCGATCGCCAGGGGCATGATGTCTTTGCCCGCACGATCAGCGGCGCGGGGATTGCCTGGCAAATTGTATTAGCTTCCACCTCAATTAGTCTGCTGATCGGTGTACCGTTGGGCATGATCAGCGGCTATCGCGGTGGCTGGCTCGATCGGCTATTGGTGTTTTGTACTGACACGATTTATACGCTGCCTGGTTTACTACTCTCGATCGTGGTGGCCTTTGTGGTGGGGACAGGGGTCTGGAATGCCGCGATCGCCCTGAGTATTGCCTATATCCCTCAATATTTTCGGATTATTCGCAACCAGACCGTAAGTGTCAAAACCGAGTTATATATCGAAGCAGCCCAGGCTTTGGGGGCAGATTCTCAAACTGTGATTACCCGCTACCTGTGGCAGAACGTGGTGCAAAGTATTCCGGTGCTATTTACCCTTAACGCCGCTGATGCAATTTTGACCCTGGCCGGGTTGGGCTTTCTGGGGTTGGGTGTGCCGGAATCGGTTTCCGAATGGGGGCACGATCTCAAGCAGGCTCTGGATGCACTTTCCACCGGCGAAAATATCTGGTGGACGACCCTCTTTCCTGGTCTGGCGATCGCCTTGATGGTGGTGGGTTTGTCTTTGCTGGGTGAAGGACTAACCGATCAAAGTAATCCAGACAAGAGCAAAATTAATTAA
- a CDS encoding HEAT repeat domain-containing protein has product MTQSQEFLKQQLSSSELGDRLKALNQSRGLPDADRFELVCIAGVDPSARVRYDALSQMSSLGQQNPAKAKQILWAALLNLEEEIDVRAAAADSIGALKLDGAFEILNESYHQTNEWLLAMSIVAALGELGDRRSFDLLSLALENENTLIKIAAVGALGDLGDQRAIDLLVSLAEQPEWEVRHRIAQSLTALVLQAEDENKDKSRVIATLQKLSQDESQPVATAATDFLAQLNR; this is encoded by the coding sequence ATGACGCAATCGCAAGAATTTCTCAAGCAACAGCTTAGTTCATCTGAATTGGGCGATCGCCTGAAGGCACTTAATCAGAGCCGTGGGCTGCCCGATGCCGATCGCTTTGAGCTGGTTTGCATTGCCGGAGTCGATCCCAGTGCCAGGGTGCGTTATGATGCCCTGAGCCAAATGTCCTCACTGGGACAGCAAAATCCAGCCAAGGCAAAACAAATTCTGTGGGCGGCTTTGCTTAACCTGGAAGAAGAAATTGACGTGCGGGCGGCGGCGGCGGATTCGATTGGCGCACTGAAGCTAGATGGAGCCTTTGAAATTTTAAATGAGTCCTATCACCAAACCAATGAGTGGTTACTGGCGATGAGTATTGTGGCTGCGTTGGGGGAATTGGGCGATCGGCGCAGTTTTGACCTGCTCAGCCTGGCCCTAGAAAATGAAAATACCCTGATTAAGATTGCTGCCGTAGGTGCGCTGGGGGATTTGGGCGATCAACGGGCAATTGATCTCCTGGTTTCTCTGGCAGAGCAACCGGAATGGGAAGTGCGACATCGCATTGCCCAATCTTTGACCGCGCTTGTGCTCCAAGCGGAGGATGAAAACAAAGATAAAAGTAGAGTAATTGCTACCCTCCAAAAATTGAGTCAAGATGAATCTCAACCAGTGGCTACGGCTGCTACTGATTTCTTAGCCCAGCTCAACCGCTAA